A single window of Paenibacillus sp. FSL H8-0537 DNA harbors:
- a CDS encoding HIT domain-containing protein, whose amino-acid sequence MNHDSCVFCRPELEARQRAILSNESCIFYQMPQDILIGSGLIVPRQHRENVFELSEQEWADTYQLVHKVKAHLDELHQPDGYNLQWNTQGAAGQHLFHSHLHIIPRFADEPLAGKDLRSFLGKEDNRRPSLAANDFQHEIPHK is encoded by the coding sequence ATGAATCACGATTCATGCGTATTTTGCAGGCCAGAACTGGAGGCGCGGCAGCGAGCTATATTAAGCAATGAAAGCTGCATCTTTTACCAAATGCCTCAGGACATTTTGATTGGTTCTGGTTTAATTGTTCCGCGGCAGCACCGCGAAAATGTTTTTGAGCTGTCGGAGCAGGAGTGGGCCGATACGTATCAGCTTGTACATAAGGTGAAGGCGCATTTGGATGAGCTGCATCAGCCAGATGGCTATAATTTGCAGTGGAATACGCAAGGCGCAGCAGGACAGCATCTGTTTCACTCTCATTTGCATATCATACCGAGATTTGCCGACGAGCCGCTGGCAGGCAAGGATTTGCGCAGCTTTCTGGGTAAAGAGGATAATCGCAGGCCCAGCTTGGCGGCCAATGACTTCCAGCACGAAATTCCTCATAAATAG
- a CDS encoding S-layer homology domain-containing protein, with translation MSRFHGFTSKWILTGVGESEFAPNKTTSRAEFATMIVRALGYSSESGTVSFKDISSDAWYADSIGVAVELGLVQGGKDGNFRPNDTITRQEMASILNKAKALAGKQLSEEAEVKTANFMDADEVADWAKQDVSKAVQEGLLIGTPGGKFQPKQAVTRAEAATVILRLLLKTEMIN, from the coding sequence TTGAGTCGTTTCCATGGTTTCACCTCCAAATGGATTCTTACCGGAGTAGGAGAATCGGAGTTTGCTCCGAACAAAACCACATCTCGCGCTGAATTTGCGACCATGATTGTTCGTGCATTAGGTTACTCCTCAGAATCAGGAACAGTGTCGTTCAAAGATATTTCCTCCGATGCATGGTATGCAGACTCTATCGGTGTAGCCGTTGAGCTGGGATTGGTGCAGGGAGGAAAGGACGGTAATTTCCGGCCGAACGATACGATAACGCGTCAAGAAATGGCAAGCATTTTAAACAAAGCAAAGGCTCTTGCAGGCAAACAGCTGTCTGAAGAGGCAGAGGTGAAAACGGCTAATTTCATGGATGCTGATGAGGTTGCAGATTGGGCGAAGCAAGATGTCAGCAAGGCTGTTCAGGAGGGCTTGCTTATAGGAACGCCAGGTGGAAAATTCCAGCCGAAGCAAGCTGTAACACGGGCGGAAGCAGCGACCGTCATTCTTAGACTTCTGTTGAAAACTGAAATGATAAACTAA
- a CDS encoding right-handed parallel beta-helix repeat-containing protein has translation MNKYVTAMLGMAIFTLLVIGVSVPDVSAEGADYYVATTGNDSNAGTITAPWKTLQHAADTVPAGSTVYVRGGVYKQKLNVTRSGSAAAGPIIFTNYGEEVAVIDGTGLTASGAEGLVSLTDVSHVTIKGLEIRNFTSTSKNKVPIGIYVSGAGSYISLLDNKVHAIKNTVTPTGSGLQGRDAHGIAVYGTKSPASLNNLTIDGNELYNLVLGSSESLVLNGNVDTFEVTNNLIHDNDNIGIDLIGFEGTAPNTAYDQVRNGLVKGNHVYNITSNNNPSYGKKLPNNSHAAGGIYVDGGKDSIIEHNYSYNNDIGIEIASEHKGKSTSNITVRSNIIYNNRLTGIAMGGYDKQRGSTTDSKIINNTLYKNDTIGDGAGQLYVQFDTKNNVIKNNIMVASSTGVLIYNEYTQNVGNIVDYNMYFTPGGSSDAYWVWKNVEYNGYAAYKANSGSDSHSVFADPKFANVLLNDFHLQATSPAMDAGDTDTALIGTLDIDGQPRVQGTAVNIGADE, from the coding sequence ATGAATAAATACGTAACCGCCATGCTCGGCATGGCGATATTCACCTTGCTTGTTATCGGTGTTTCGGTACCGGATGTTTCGGCAGAGGGGGCTGATTATTATGTCGCAACGACGGGCAATGATTCCAATGCCGGTACGATAACCGCGCCATGGAAAACGCTGCAGCATGCAGCTGATACGGTACCAGCTGGAAGCACAGTTTACGTTCGGGGTGGCGTGTACAAGCAGAAGCTGAACGTAACCCGTTCTGGCTCAGCTGCGGCAGGGCCTATTATCTTCACGAATTACGGAGAAGAGGTGGCTGTTATTGACGGCACGGGACTGACGGCGAGTGGTGCGGAAGGCCTCGTTAGCTTGACCGATGTCAGCCATGTGACCATTAAGGGCTTGGAAATCCGCAACTTTACAAGCACTTCGAAAAATAAGGTGCCGATAGGCATCTATGTAAGCGGAGCTGGAAGCTATATCAGCCTGCTGGACAATAAAGTTCATGCGATTAAAAATACGGTGACACCGACAGGCAGCGGCTTGCAAGGCCGCGACGCTCATGGCATTGCCGTATATGGCACGAAGTCGCCAGCCTCGCTTAACAATCTGACGATTGACGGCAATGAGCTGTACAATTTGGTGCTTGGTTCCAGCGAATCGCTTGTGCTCAATGGCAATGTCGATACATTCGAAGTAACGAATAATCTGATCCATGACAATGACAATATTGGCATCGACCTGATCGGCTTTGAGGGGACCGCCCCGAATACAGCCTATGATCAGGTACGCAACGGTCTAGTGAAGGGGAACCATGTGTACAATATTACATCCAATAACAACCCTTCTTATGGCAAGAAGCTTCCCAACAACAGCCATGCAGCTGGCGGCATTTATGTCGATGGCGGCAAGGACAGCATCATCGAGCATAACTACAGCTACAACAATGATATTGGCATTGAAATAGCTTCCGAGCATAAAGGGAAATCTACGAGCAATATTACAGTTCGCAGCAATATTATTTACAATAACCGTCTAACGGGCATTGCAATGGGCGGCTATGATAAGCAGCGCGGCTCTACAACAGACAGCAAAATCATCAACAATACGCTGTACAAAAACGATACAATCGGTGACGGCGCAGGCCAGCTGTACGTTCAATTTGACACGAAAAATAATGTGATCAAAAACAATATTATGGTGGCCAGCTCGACAGGCGTCCTCATCTATAACGAATATACGCAAAATGTCGGCAATATCGTCGATTACAATATGTATTTCACGCCAGGCGGAAGCTCGGATGCCTACTGGGTTTGGAAAAATGTTGAGTATAACGGCTACGCGGCATACAAAGCAAATTCCGGCAGCGATTCACATTCCGTATTTGCAGATCCTAAGTTCGCAAATGTCTTATTGAACGACTTCCATCTGCAAGCGACGTCCCCAGCTATGGATGCTGGCGACACGGATACCGCCCTTATCGGTACGCTGGATATCGATGGGCAGCCGCGTGTACAGGGTACAGCTGTTAATATTGGAGCAGATGAGTAA
- the pflB gene encoding formate C-acetyltransferase yields the protein MAVNHTDRIKVAESAGAWRGFAAGKWQERIDVKDFLDHNLQPYTGNEAFLAGATEATVELWQKIQHLVKQERANGGVLDIDLNTVSSITAHAPGYIDQKKEQIVGLQTDAPLKRSIQPFGGIKMVVDACEAYGFELPAEMIKMFTEVRKTHNQGVFDAYTSEMRAARKAGIITGLPDAYGRGRIIGDYRRVALYGVDRLIVGKKQELLLLETGTMTEETIRDREEISEQIRSLQELKQMSLAYGCNISRPAATAKEAFQWLYFAYLGAIKEQNGAAMSLGRVSSFLDIYIERDRLEGRLTEEQAQELMDHFVMKLRIVKFLRTPDYNELFSGDPTWVTESIGGMAVNGQTRVTRSSFRILHTLYNLGPAPEPNLTVLWSASLPEDFKKYCAKVSIETSSIQYENDDIMRPQFGDDYGIACCVSAMRIGKQMQFFGARANLAKALLYAINGGVDEVSGMQVGPAFAPITSDLRLDYQEVMGKYDAMLEWLAGLYMNTLNIIHYMHDKYAYERLEMALHDREILRTMACGIAGLSVVADSLSAIKHAVVIPLRNENGIVVDFDIQGEYPMYGNNDERVDWIAVQLTETFMNKLRKHRTYRGALPTMSVLTITSNVVYGKKTGSTPDGRKAGEPFAPGANPMHGRDRKGALASLASVAKIPYEDCLDGISNTFSIIPKALGKEPLTRINNLVSLLDGYADSSGHHLNVNVFEREQLLDAMEHPENYPQLTIRVSGYAVNFIKLTREQQLDVINRTFHGAV from the coding sequence ATGGCTGTCAATCATACCGATCGCATTAAAGTGGCAGAATCTGCGGGCGCTTGGCGGGGCTTTGCAGCAGGAAAATGGCAGGAGCGCATTGATGTAAAGGATTTTCTGGATCATAATCTGCAGCCTTATACAGGCAATGAGGCCTTTTTGGCAGGAGCCACTGAGGCAACGGTCGAGCTTTGGCAAAAAATCCAGCACCTCGTCAAGCAGGAGCGGGCAAACGGAGGTGTACTGGATATTGATCTAAATACAGTTTCGAGCATTACCGCCCACGCTCCCGGTTACATTGACCAGAAGAAGGAGCAGATTGTCGGGCTGCAAACCGACGCGCCATTGAAGCGCTCCATTCAGCCATTCGGCGGCATCAAAATGGTCGTTGATGCCTGCGAGGCTTACGGCTTCGAGCTGCCCGCCGAAATGATCAAAATGTTTACCGAGGTTCGCAAAACCCATAACCAAGGCGTGTTTGATGCCTACACCTCAGAAATGCGGGCAGCGCGCAAAGCAGGAATCATTACGGGGCTGCCAGATGCTTATGGACGCGGCCGAATTATTGGCGATTACCGCCGGGTAGCCTTGTATGGGGTCGATCGTCTCATCGTGGGTAAAAAGCAGGAGCTGCTGCTGCTGGAAACAGGCACGATGACGGAGGAGACAATTCGCGACCGAGAGGAAATATCCGAGCAAATCCGTTCGCTGCAAGAGCTTAAGCAGATGAGCCTTGCCTACGGCTGCAACATATCTAGGCCGGCAGCTACGGCGAAGGAAGCGTTCCAATGGCTGTATTTTGCTTATCTTGGGGCGATTAAGGAGCAGAACGGCGCGGCGATGAGCCTTGGGCGCGTTTCCAGCTTTCTCGATATTTATATCGAGCGCGATCGGCTGGAAGGAAGGCTGACGGAGGAGCAGGCACAGGAGCTGATGGATCATTTTGTCATGAAGCTGCGGATCGTGAAGTTTTTGCGGACACCGGACTATAATGAGCTGTTCAGCGGTGATCCGACCTGGGTGACAGAGTCGATTGGCGGCATGGCGGTCAATGGCCAGACGCGGGTGACGCGCAGCTCCTTCCGTATTCTTCATACTTTATACAATTTAGGTCCGGCACCGGAGCCGAATTTGACCGTACTGTGGTCAGCGAGCCTGCCGGAAGACTTCAAAAAATATTGCGCCAAGGTGTCGATTGAAACGAGCTCGATTCAATATGAAAATGATGACATTATGCGCCCGCAGTTCGGCGATGATTACGGCATTGCCTGCTGCGTCTCCGCGATGCGGATCGGCAAGCAGATGCAATTTTTCGGAGCTAGGGCGAACCTGGCAAAAGCGCTGCTCTATGCCATCAATGGTGGAGTAGATGAGGTATCCGGTATGCAGGTTGGGCCGGCATTTGCCCCGATCACGAGCGATTTGCGCCTCGATTATCAAGAGGTGATGGGCAAATATGACGCTATGCTGGAATGGCTCGCTGGCCTATACATGAACACGCTGAACATCATCCATTACATGCATGATAAATATGCATATGAGCGGCTGGAGATGGCGCTGCATGACCGCGAGATTTTGCGTACGATGGCATGCGGCATTGCGGGCTTGTCCGTTGTGGCGGACAGCTTGAGTGCAATCAAGCATGCGGTTGTTATTCCGCTTCGCAATGAAAACGGCATCGTTGTCGATTTTGACATTCAGGGCGAATATCCGATGTACGGCAACAATGACGAGCGGGTAGACTGGATCGCTGTGCAGCTCACGGAAACGTTTATGAATAAGCTGCGCAAGCATCGCACCTACCGCGGCGCTTTGCCAACAATGTCGGTGCTGACGATCACATCGAACGTCGTGTATGGCAAAAAAACGGGCAGCACGCCGGATGGCAGAAAAGCAGGGGAACCTTTTGCGCCCGGCGCTAATCCGATGCATGGCAGAGACCGCAAGGGTGCGCTTGCCTCGCTCGCATCCGTTGCTAAAATTCCGTACGAGGATTGTCTCGACGGCATTTCCAATACGTTCTCGATTATTCCGAAGGCGCTCGGCAAGGAGCCGCTGACGCGCATTAACAATCTCGTTTCGCTGCTTGACGGTTATGCGGATAGCTCCGGCCATCATTTAAACGTTAACGTATTTGAACGGGAGCAGCTGCTGGATGCGATGGAGCATCCGGAAAACTACCCGCAGCTGACGATTCGTGTATCAGGCTATGCCGTTAATTTTATTAAATTGACCCGCGAGCAGCAGCTCGATGTCATTAACCGCACGTTCCACGGCGCGGTATAG
- the pflA gene encoding pyruvate formate-lyase-activating protein, with protein MLGRIHSFDTFGTVDGPGIRFVLFMQGCALQCQFCHNPDTWDTGAGKQVTVDDILREIEPYVPYYRRSGGGITVTGGEPTLQAPFVTELFKACKQRWGLHTTLDSSGFCEPNHAEPLMAVTDLVLLDLKMIDSAKHELLTSRPNERILRFAAALSSWKQPVWIRHVLIPQVTDGSDDLRALGAYISALQSVEKFEILPYHRMGVYKWQQLGREYPLEGIPSPTEQEVARAYRLVQEGGIHAASQIVEVGSIEKKQPIGRLLG; from the coding sequence ATGTTAGGCAGAATCCATTCCTTTGATACGTTTGGAACCGTCGATGGACCGGGCATTCGTTTCGTGCTTTTTATGCAGGGCTGCGCTTTGCAATGCCAGTTTTGCCACAACCCGGATACGTGGGATACTGGAGCAGGAAAACAGGTGACGGTCGACGATATTTTGCGGGAAATAGAGCCCTATGTGCCGTATTACCGCCGCTCTGGCGGCGGCATTACGGTTACGGGAGGAGAGCCGACGCTGCAGGCGCCATTCGTAACCGAGCTGTTCAAAGCGTGCAAGCAGCGCTGGGGGCTGCATACGACACTTGATTCGTCAGGGTTTTGTGAACCGAATCATGCGGAGCCGCTTATGGCGGTTACTGATCTGGTGCTTCTGGATTTGAAAATGATCGATTCCGCTAAGCATGAGCTGCTAACTAGTCGTCCGAACGAGCGGATATTGCGTTTCGCAGCCGCTTTGAGCTCGTGGAAGCAGCCAGTGTGGATTCGGCATGTACTCATTCCGCAGGTGACCGATGGCAGCGACGATTTGCGCGCGCTAGGCGCTTATATCAGCGCGCTTCAATCGGTTGAGAAATTCGAGATTTTGCCCTATCACCGAATGGGAGTTTACAAGTGGCAGCAGCTTGGCCGCGAATATCCGCTGGAGGGCATTCCGAGCCCGACGGAGCAGGAGGTCGCGCGGGCTTACCGGCTCGTGCAGGAGGGTGGTATTCATGCGGCGTCGCAAATAGTAGAAGTGGGGAGCATAGAAAAGAAGCAGCCTATCGGCCGATTGCTCGGCTGA
- the nirB gene encoding nitrite reductase large subunit NirB encodes MGAIRQKLVLIGNGMAGVNTLEHILKLSPEQYDITVFGSEPHPNYNRIMLSYVLEGSKTIDDIILNSWAWYEEHHITLHTGTTITAIDTQQKIVFADNGLTAAYDRLIIATGSNPIILPVPGHQKQGVVGFRDIADCSVMLETAKQYRNAAVIGGGLLGLEAAKGLLNLGMNVTVIHLMADLMERQLDTSASAMLKAELERQGLHFLMEKQTAEIYGGERVEGLTFSDGTKLESDFIVMAAGIRPNTALASASGLEVKRGIVVDDYMQTSAEGVYAVGECAEHRGVCYGLVAPLFEQGAVLAKQLCGVQTKPYEGTQVSTKLKISGVDVFSTGVFLDQPELTVIRKQDDWKQQYKKLLLKENTIVGGVLYGDVSDSSRIQQWVREGAAMTEAIYAELMGAAGTALSAADRVAQMADDEIVCGCNGVSKGSIVKAIKDNSLTSVDEVKACTGAGRSCGGCVPTVSHLLQYVLGDEYAGQKTKTGICGCTSLSRDEIVATIKEKHLTTVKEVMHVLEWHNPEGCSKCRPAVNYYLGMLWPQEHEDEKDSRFVNERMNANIQKDGTYTVVPRMYGGVTTPQDLKKIADVAVKYDVKMVKVTGGQRLDLIGVAKEDLPLVWEELDMPSGYAYAKALRTVKTCVGQQFCRFGTQDSIGMGIRLEKTFERIDMPAKFKMAVNGCPRNCAESCTKDIGIVGNDGGWEMFVGGNGGIKPRIAELLCKVKTDEELVQMVGAFTQYYRLTANYLERTSEWVERVGIEAIKAEVVDNMDRRRELYQDILAALAELKEPWSTALEEQRESSYLFDAIQMK; translated from the coding sequence ATGGGAGCAATACGGCAAAAGCTTGTGCTGATTGGCAATGGGATGGCGGGAGTAAACACGCTGGAGCATATCCTCAAGCTGTCACCGGAGCAATATGACATCACGGTATTCGGCAGCGAGCCGCATCCAAACTATAACCGGATTATGCTTTCTTATGTATTGGAAGGCAGTAAGACGATAGATGATATTATTTTGAACAGTTGGGCTTGGTACGAGGAGCATCATATTACGCTGCATACGGGAACGACGATAACGGCTATTGATACGCAGCAAAAAATCGTGTTTGCGGACAATGGGTTGACCGCAGCCTATGACCGTCTAATTATTGCTACGGGCTCGAATCCCATTATACTGCCCGTTCCCGGGCATCAGAAGCAGGGTGTCGTAGGCTTCCGCGACATTGCGGATTGCAGCGTCATGCTGGAGACAGCGAAGCAATATCGCAATGCAGCTGTTATAGGCGGCGGGCTGCTCGGTCTGGAAGCTGCCAAGGGCTTGCTCAATTTGGGCATGAATGTGACGGTCATTCATTTAATGGCGGATTTAATGGAGCGTCAGCTTGACACGAGCGCTTCGGCGATGTTGAAGGCGGAGCTGGAGCGGCAGGGGCTGCATTTCCTCATGGAAAAGCAGACGGCGGAAATTTATGGCGGTGAGCGTGTTGAGGGGCTGACCTTCAGCGACGGAACGAAGCTGGAATCGGATTTTATCGTTATGGCAGCGGGCATACGGCCTAATACGGCTTTGGCCAGCGCGAGCGGTCTTGAAGTGAAGCGGGGCATCGTCGTCGATGATTACATGCAAACGTCGGCGGAAGGCGTGTACGCAGTTGGCGAATGCGCCGAGCACCGCGGCGTTTGCTACGGCTTGGTAGCCCCGCTGTTTGAGCAGGGGGCCGTGCTGGCGAAGCAGCTATGCGGCGTGCAGACGAAGCCTTACGAGGGAACGCAAGTGTCGACGAAGCTGAAAATTTCGGGCGTAGATGTATTTTCGACGGGCGTCTTCTTGGATCAGCCAGAGCTGACGGTCATTCGCAAGCAGGATGACTGGAAACAGCAGTACAAGAAGCTGCTGCTTAAGGAAAATACAATTGTTGGCGGTGTGCTTTACGGCGATGTCAGCGATTCGAGCCGGATTCAGCAATGGGTACGCGAAGGGGCTGCCATGACGGAGGCTATTTATGCAGAGCTGATGGGAGCAGCTGGCACCGCGTTGTCGGCTGCTGACCGCGTAGCGCAAATGGCCGACGATGAAATCGTATGCGGCTGCAATGGCGTATCGAAGGGGAGCATCGTAAAGGCGATCAAGGACAATTCGCTTACTTCGGTCGATGAGGTAAAGGCGTGCACAGGGGCTGGGCGTTCGTGCGGAGGCTGTGTGCCGACGGTTAGCCATTTGCTGCAATATGTGTTGGGAGACGAATATGCCGGCCAGAAGACGAAGACGGGCATTTGCGGCTGCACGAGCCTCAGCCGCGATGAAATCGTAGCTACGATTAAAGAGAAGCATCTGACGACTGTGAAAGAGGTTATGCATGTACTGGAGTGGCACAATCCGGAGGGCTGCTCGAAATGTCGCCCAGCGGTCAATTATTACTTGGGCATGCTGTGGCCGCAGGAGCATGAGGACGAGAAGGATTCGCGCTTCGTTAATGAACGGATGAACGCCAACATTCAGAAGGATGGCACCTACACGGTTGTGCCGCGGATGTATGGCGGCGTGACGACGCCGCAGGATTTGAAGAAAATTGCCGATGTTGCCGTGAAATATGATGTAAAAATGGTCAAAGTGACCGGAGGCCAGCGGCTTGATTTAATCGGGGTTGCGAAAGAAGATTTGCCGCTCGTATGGGAAGAGCTGGATATGCCCTCGGGCTATGCCTATGCGAAGGCGCTGCGTACAGTGAAAACCTGCGTCGGCCAGCAATTTTGCCGCTTCGGTACACAGGATTCGATCGGCATGGGCATTCGGCTGGAAAAAACATTTGAGCGGATCGATATGCCCGCCAAGTTCAAAATGGCCGTGAATGGCTGTCCGCGCAACTGCGCCGAGTCGTGTACGAAGGATATTGGCATCGTCGGCAATGACGGCGGCTGGGAAATGTTCGTTGGCGGCAATGGTGGAATCAAGCCGCGCATCGCCGAGCTGCTGTGCAAAGTAAAAACGGATGAAGAGCTTGTGCAGATGGTGGGTGCTTTTACCCAATATTATCGTTTGACGGCGAATTACTTGGAGCGCACTTCGGAGTGGGTGGAGCGCGTTGGCATAGAGGCGATTAAAGCGGAGGTTGTTGACAATATGGATCGCCGCCGCGAGCTGTATCAGGATATTTTAGCCGCGCTAGCCGAACTGAAGGAGCCTTGGAGCACAGCGCTTGAGGAGCAGCGGGAAAGCAGCTATCTGTTTGATGCGATTCAAATGAAATAG
- a CDS encoding radical SAM protein, which translates to MKNELLYKHPKTLLNKGTGFLSGYSHSLNPYTGCAFACSYCYVRGMPVSIFRGQEWGSWVDVKLGAAELLKKELRKAKAKGPVTIFMSSSTDPYQPAEYKEQVTRSLLEAMVEEPPEFLLVQTRSPLVTRDIDLLLRLGSRVRVSMTVETDLEAIRKHFSPMAPPIQARLKALRLLKEAGVPTQAAVAPLLPSSEAFAGKLATLVNRVCIDDYFMGDGSGGKRTRRLGLETLYAQQEAEEWYEPSAYETVYRQFREVFAEEQLFISQAGFEP; encoded by the coding sequence ATGAAAAACGAGCTTTTATACAAGCATCCGAAGACTCTGCTCAATAAAGGGACCGGCTTTTTGTCGGGCTACAGCCATTCGCTCAATCCTTATACGGGCTGCGCTTTCGCTTGCTCCTATTGCTATGTGCGGGGCATGCCGGTGTCCATCTTCCGTGGACAGGAGTGGGGAAGCTGGGTTGATGTTAAGCTTGGCGCCGCCGAGCTGCTTAAGAAAGAGCTGCGAAAAGCGAAGGCGAAGGGGCCCGTTACGATTTTTATGTCCTCCAGCACGGACCCGTATCAGCCAGCCGAATATAAGGAGCAGGTGACGCGCTCCTTGCTGGAGGCGATGGTGGAGGAGCCGCCGGAGTTTTTGCTTGTTCAGACGAGAAGCCCGCTCGTTACTCGCGACATCGACTTGCTGCTGCGCCTGGGAAGCCGGGTGCGCGTCAGTATGACGGTAGAGACGGATTTGGAGGCGATCCGGAAGCATTTTTCACCGATGGCTCCGCCCATTCAAGCTCGATTGAAAGCTTTGCGATTACTGAAAGAAGCTGGCGTGCCGACTCAGGCGGCGGTTGCGCCATTGCTGCCGAGCAGCGAGGCATTTGCGGGCAAGCTTGCCACGCTCGTGAATCGGGTGTGCATAGACGATTATTTTATGGGTGATGGAAGCGGAGGTAAACGAACGAGGCGACTTGGTCTTGAGACACTGTATGCGCAGCAGGAAGCTGAGGAATGGTATGAGCCTTCGGCTTACGAGACGGTTTATCGGCAGTTCCGTGAGGTATTTGCGGAGGAGCAGCTGTTTATAAGTCAGGCGGGGTTTGAGCCTTGA
- the nirD gene encoding nitrite reductase small subunit NirD, with translation MTTQVNQDLTYIKIGTLEDFRERMGRVIRLKQKEIAVFLTTDGTLYALDNRSPHRRGGPLAEGMVSGHFVLDPLYDWKIALDSGQVQAPDSGLVQTYPLKVEGKNVQMGLTLEQARQLGLE, from the coding sequence ATGACCACCCAGGTAAATCAAGATTTGACCTATATTAAAATCGGCACACTCGAGGATTTTCGCGAACGAATGGGGCGGGTTATTCGCTTGAAACAAAAGGAGATTGCTGTGTTTCTTACAACCGACGGCACCTTGTATGCGCTGGACAATCGCAGTCCCCATCGCAGGGGAGGGCCGCTGGCGGAAGGCATGGTATCGGGACATTTTGTGCTGGACCCGTTATATGATTGGAAGATTGCGCTGGATAGCGGGCAGGTGCAGGCGCCTGATTCCGGCTTGGTGCAAACCTATCCACTGAAGGTGGAGGGCAAGAACGTACAGATGGGACTGACGCTAGAGCAAGCAAGGCAGCTCGGACTGGAATAA
- a CDS encoding hemerythrin domain-containing protein: MNTATLNREGDQGKKGFGECACCSGNHLLHALLEQKERQDIGIQPEKLKAADWSEQSIAGMVRQLMFGYHLFLRAELPLLHELTALITSVHGSQHRQLIELQQRFHALKALLEQHLIDEEECFFPLILKYERRNSASAFRQAKQMVEKLEGDHRRIGNMLLHIRLASAHYMLPDDACEAFAYTYSRLRQLEAKLLEHIRLENHYLFYRL, translated from the coding sequence TTGAATACGGCGACGCTTAACAGAGAAGGTGATCAAGGCAAGAAGGGTTTCGGAGAGTGTGCGTGCTGCAGTGGCAACCACCTGCTGCATGCACTTTTGGAGCAGAAGGAGCGGCAGGACATCGGCATTCAGCCGGAGAAGCTGAAAGCGGCAGATTGGAGCGAGCAGTCAATTGCCGGAATGGTGCGGCAGCTCATGTTTGGCTATCATCTGTTTCTCAGAGCCGAGCTGCCGTTGCTGCATGAATTGACGGCGCTCATTACGAGCGTTCATGGCAGCCAGCACCGCCAGCTGATTGAGCTGCAGCAGCGCTTCCATGCTTTAAAGGCTTTGCTGGAGCAGCATTTGATTGACGAGGAAGAATGCTTTTTCCCGCTTATTCTGAAATATGAGCGGCGCAATTCTGCTAGTGCATTTAGGCAGGCGAAGCAAATGGTCGAGAAGCTTGAAGGCGACCATAGGCGGATCGGCAATATGCTGCTGCATATTAGGCTGGCTTCGGCGCATTATATGCTGCCAGATGATGCGTGTGAAGCTTTCGCTTATACGTACAGCAGGCTGAGGCAGCTGGAAGCAAAGCTGCTGGAGCATATCCGGCTGGAAAATCATTATTTATTTTATAGATTGTGA
- a CDS encoding DNA alkylation repair protein, with protein MAQTIREELLLRAEADYQKFAASLIPNISNVMGVRLPELRKLAAEIVKGDWRAYLAEADDEFFEEVMLQGMVIGLVKTDMQELQRYIADFVPKIDNWSVCDSFCAGLKVTKKHSQEIWDFIQPYFASEQEYDLRFAAVMLLNFYVNDEYIERVLQRLDQIDHPAYYVKMAVAWAVSICYIKQPEPTMAYLKNNALDTFTYNKALQKITESYRIDPDTKAIIRSMKRKVVKS; from the coding sequence ATGGCACAAACGATACGGGAAGAGCTGCTTTTGCGGGCGGAGGCGGATTATCAAAAGTTTGCTGCGTCGCTGATACCGAATATCAGCAATGTAATGGGTGTTCGGCTGCCGGAGCTGCGTAAGCTTGCAGCAGAAATTGTAAAGGGCGACTGGCGCGCTTATTTGGCGGAGGCAGACGATGAATTTTTCGAGGAAGTCATGCTGCAAGGCATGGTCATTGGCCTCGTGAAGACGGATATGCAGGAGCTTCAACGCTATATCGCCGATTTTGTGCCGAAAATCGATAATTGGTCCGTCTGCGACAGCTTCTGTGCGGGGCTGAAGGTGACCAAAAAACATTCGCAGGAAATATGGGATTTTATCCAGCCGTATTTTGCTTCGGAGCAGGAGTATGATTTGCGTTTTGCCGCGGTTATGCTGCTTAATTTTTATGTAAATGATGAATATATAGAGCGGGTGCTTCAGCGGCTCGATCAGATTGACCATCCAGCCTATTATGTGAAAATGGCGGTGGCATGGGCAGTATCCATCTGCTACATTAAGCAACCAGAGCCGACGATGGCCTATTTGAAAAATAATGCGCTTGACACTTTCACTTATAACAAAGCGTTGCAGAAAATAACCGAATCGTACCGCATCGATCCGGATACGAAAGCGATTATCCGCAGCATGAAGCGGAAAGTCGTGAAGAGCTAA